A window of Formosa sp. Hel1_31_208 contains these coding sequences:
- a CDS encoding TIGR01777 family oxidoreductase, translated as MKTITIAGGSGFLGQILETYFSKRGDKVYILTRVPKRDNDIYWDAKNLGDWAKILEETEVLINLTGKSVDCRYNDRNRKLILDSRIDATHVLGLAINLCEHPPQLWINSSTATIYRHSMHNEMTEEHGEIGNDFSMNIAKSWERAFYSITNPKTRKIVLRTSIVMGKNGGAIQPLKHLVRFGLGGKNGSGQQKVSWIHQLDFARAVEFLILNKQLEGHFNLSVPKPTNNTTLMKSFRQVMRIPFGLAHPDWLIKFGAKLIGTEAELVLKSRNVIPKRLLDHGFTFRFTKIEYALTDLLRH; from the coding sequence ATGAAAACAATTACCATAGCAGGAGGCAGTGGCTTCCTCGGACAAATTCTTGAAACCTACTTCTCAAAAAGAGGTGACAAGGTCTATATTTTAACAAGAGTTCCAAAACGAGATAATGATATCTATTGGGACGCCAAGAACTTAGGTGATTGGGCCAAAATATTAGAAGAAACAGAGGTACTCATTAATCTTACAGGTAAATCTGTAGATTGCCGTTATAACGACCGCAATAGAAAGCTCATTCTTGATTCTAGAATAGATGCTACTCACGTTTTAGGATTAGCGATTAATTTGTGTGAACATCCACCTCAACTTTGGATCAACTCTTCCACTGCAACCATTTACCGTCATTCAATGCATAATGAAATGACAGAAGAACACGGTGAAATAGGCAATGACTTCTCTATGAATATTGCAAAATCATGGGAAAGGGCTTTCTACTCGATCACAAACCCTAAAACCAGAAAAATTGTGCTTCGAACATCAATTGTTATGGGTAAAAACGGAGGTGCAATCCAACCTTTAAAACATTTAGTGAGATTTGGTTTAGGTGGAAAAAATGGTTCAGGACAACAAAAGGTAAGCTGGATTCATCAATTAGATTTTGCGAGAGCTGTAGAGTTTTTAATTCTAAATAAGCAACTGGAAGGCCATTTCAATTTGAGTGTTCCGAAACCAACAAACAACACAACTTTAATGAAAAGTTTTAGACAAGTCATGCGTATCCCATTCGGATTAGCACATCCTGATTGGCTTATCAAATTTGGCGCAAAACTAATAGGCACGGAAGCTGAATTGGTATTAAAAAGCCGAAATGTAATTCCGAAACGTCTCCTCGATCATGGGTTCACATTTAGATTTACTAAAATAGAATATGCGCTTACAGATTTATTGCGACATTAA
- a CDS encoding DCC1-like thiol-disulfide oxidoreductase family protein, which translates to MKTLEHQTLLYDEDCPLCQVYTSAFIKIGMLDNNGRKTFNHTSTDAHKFIDLNRASNEIALIDTQNNTVIYGIDSLLKIIGYRFPLVQYIGQLKPIKFLLKKLYSFISFNRKVIMPSASSLNPDSQCVPSFNTPYRIAYIIITVLTTMFTLDAFSKNLSAVSHSSLIREGSIAIGQLLFQSIIMIQLNTKIILNYLGNLMTVSLIGSLLLMPLLALNQIFNISETLNLCWFGITVLILFLEHFRRVKLLALPTYLSYTWVLYRLLILAILLIINL; encoded by the coding sequence ATGAAAACTTTAGAACACCAAACGCTATTATATGATGAAGACTGTCCGTTATGTCAAGTCTACACTTCAGCTTTCATCAAAATAGGAATGCTCGATAATAATGGTCGTAAAACTTTTAACCACACCTCAACTGATGCGCATAAATTCATTGATTTAAACCGCGCTTCAAATGAAATAGCACTTATAGATACTCAAAATAACACGGTCATCTACGGCATCGATAGCCTGCTCAAAATTATCGGTTACCGCTTTCCATTGGTGCAATATATAGGCCAATTAAAACCTATAAAATTTCTATTAAAAAAGCTTTACAGTTTCATCTCTTTTAATAGAAAAGTCATTATGCCAAGCGCATCTTCACTAAATCCTGATTCTCAGTGTGTCCCGAGCTTTAATACGCCTTATCGAATCGCATATATTATTATCACTGTCTTAACTACAATGTTTACGTTAGACGCATTTTCTAAAAACTTATCAGCAGTATCACATTCGTCATTAATTAGAGAAGGTTCTATTGCTATAGGGCAGCTGCTTTTTCAAAGTATTATTATGATTCAATTGAACACGAAAATCATATTGAATTATCTTGGCAATTTGATGACTGTATCTCTTATAGGTAGCTTATTGCTTATGCCATTACTCGCCTTGAATCAAATTTTTAATATCTCAGAAACCCTAAACCTTTGTTGGTTTGGCATTACCGTTCTGATCCTGTTTTTAGAACATTTTAGAAGAGTGAAACTTCTAGCACTCCCAACCTATTTATCTTATACTTGGGTACTATACCGACTATTAATTTTAGCCATCCTTTTAATCATTAACTTATGA
- a CDS encoding GbsR/MarR family transcriptional regulator, producing MNYEDAKIKFISTWGSLGTLWGINKAMAQIQALLFISTEPLSMDTIMKELQISRGNTSMNLRQLIDWGIVTKELIPGERREFFTTEKEVQELARIIAKERSRREIQPVIKVLNDVSSIKDDGTEKTKELIKQTKALHDLTETADAMINKLVNQRQNWITKSLLKLIT from the coding sequence ATGAATTACGAAGATGCCAAAATAAAATTTATCAGTACATGGGGAAGTCTAGGAACCCTTTGGGGAATTAATAAGGCTATGGCGCAAATTCAAGCCCTGTTATTTATCTCTACCGAACCCTTATCAATGGATACCATTATGAAGGAGCTTCAAATTTCACGAGGTAATACAAGTATGAACCTGCGTCAGTTAATAGATTGGGGAATTGTTACCAAAGAACTTATTCCTGGTGAAAGGCGAGAATTCTTCACTACTGAAAAAGAGGTGCAAGAATTGGCGAGAATCATAGCTAAAGAACGCAGTCGTAGAGAGATTCAGCCGGTTATTAAAGTACTTAATGACGTCTCTTCTATCAAAGATGACGGTACTGAAAAAACGAAAGAATTGATCAAACAGACTAAGGCCTTGCATGATTTAACCGAAACGGCAGATGCCATGATTAATAAACTCGTGAATCAAAGACAGAACTGGATCACAAAATCACTATTAAAATTAATTACCTAG
- a CDS encoding M3 family metallopeptidase, protein MTILNSKFNTPYHTAPFSKIKNDDYLPAFLKAIEKARAEIDMITANPEAPTFQNTIETLDFSGEELDRLSSIFFNLNSAETNDQIQKIAQEVSPLLSEFSNDITLNEDLFKRVKAVYNSKKSIDLTTEQETLLDKKYKSFSRNGANLSETKKIRLRAIDKQLSQLKLKFGENILAETNNFEMHLTNEDDLAGLPEGAKEAAQQLAESKDKKGWLITLDYPSYIPFMTYADNRKLRQKLAIAAGAKAFKDDDLDNQENVLQIAKLRHERAILLGYKTHAHFVLEERMAKTPETVQTFLNDLLEKAKSAALQEFSNLEDFAKELDGIDALQKWDGAYYAEKLKQKLFSLDDEQLKPYFKLENVIDGVFTIAGRLYDLKFEEIDNIDKYHEDVLTYKVTDLKGNLVSIFYADFFPRPGKRNGAWMTVYKPQFIKDDVNDRPHISIVCNFTKPTKSKPSLLTFNEVTTLFHEFGHALHGMLANTTYPSMSGTSVFWDFVELPSQVLENWCYEKEALELFATHYETEEVIPMDLIEKIKASATFHEGMQTLRQISFGLLDMSWHGQNPTGITNVKTHELKAFEDTRLYPDVAENCMSTSFSHIFQGGYSSGYYSYKWAEVLDADAFEYFLEEGVFNKDVAKKFKDHVLSQGGIEDPMTLYKRFRGKEPQPEALLRRAGLIEKT, encoded by the coding sequence ATGACGATTTTAAATTCAAAATTCAATACCCCATATCATACTGCGCCTTTTTCGAAGATTAAAAATGACGATTATCTTCCAGCATTTTTAAAAGCTATAGAAAAAGCAAGAGCAGAAATTGATATGATAACTGCTAATCCAGAAGCGCCAACGTTTCAAAATACAATAGAGACCTTAGATTTCTCTGGTGAAGAACTGGATCGACTATCAAGCATATTTTTTAATCTCAATAGTGCTGAAACCAACGATCAAATTCAAAAGATTGCGCAAGAGGTCTCTCCGCTACTTTCCGAATTTAGCAATGATATTACCTTAAATGAAGACCTATTCAAACGGGTAAAAGCAGTTTATAATTCCAAAAAAAGTATAGACCTCACAACAGAACAGGAAACACTTTTAGATAAAAAATATAAAAGTTTCTCAAGAAATGGGGCAAATCTGTCTGAAACTAAAAAAATTAGGTTGAGAGCAATTGATAAACAGTTAAGTCAGTTGAAACTTAAATTTGGAGAGAATATTTTAGCAGAGACCAATAATTTTGAAATGCATCTCACCAATGAAGACGACCTTGCTGGTTTACCTGAAGGTGCTAAAGAAGCGGCTCAGCAATTAGCTGAATCCAAGGACAAAAAAGGATGGTTAATCACATTAGATTACCCAAGTTATATTCCTTTTATGACCTATGCCGACAACCGTAAATTGCGACAAAAACTCGCTATAGCAGCTGGTGCTAAGGCCTTTAAAGATGATGATCTTGACAACCAAGAAAATGTCCTTCAAATTGCAAAGTTACGCCATGAACGTGCCATTTTATTAGGTTATAAGACTCATGCACATTTCGTATTAGAGGAGCGTATGGCAAAAACACCTGAAACCGTCCAGACCTTTTTAAATGATCTTTTAGAAAAAGCTAAATCTGCTGCATTACAAGAATTTTCTAATCTTGAGGACTTTGCAAAAGAATTGGATGGGATTGATGCCCTTCAAAAATGGGATGGTGCCTATTATGCTGAAAAGCTAAAACAAAAATTATTCAGTCTCGATGATGAACAACTAAAGCCATATTTTAAATTAGAAAATGTGATTGATGGGGTTTTCACTATTGCAGGCAGATTATACGACCTAAAGTTTGAAGAGATTGACAACATCGACAAATATCACGAAGATGTACTTACTTATAAAGTCACAGATCTAAAAGGGAATTTGGTATCTATTTTTTATGCCGACTTCTTTCCAAGACCAGGCAAGCGTAATGGTGCGTGGATGACTGTTTACAAACCTCAATTTATTAAAGATGATGTGAATGATCGTCCGCACATTTCTATAGTTTGTAATTTCACAAAACCAACGAAGAGTAAGCCCTCACTCCTTACCTTTAATGAAGTAACCACTTTGTTTCATGAATTTGGTCATGCCTTGCATGGCATGTTAGCCAATACTACTTATCCAAGCATGTCTGGAACTAGTGTTTTCTGGGATTTTGTAGAGTTGCCAAGTCAGGTATTAGAGAATTGGTGTTACGAAAAAGAAGCTTTAGAATTATTTGCAACCCACTATGAGACGGAAGAAGTGATTCCTATGGATTTGATTGAAAAAATTAAAGCCTCTGCGACCTTTCATGAAGGGATGCAAACCTTAAGACAGATTAGTTTTGGCTTACTAGATATGTCATGGCACGGACAAAATCCAACCGGAATAACCAATGTAAAAACACACGAATTAAAGGCGTTTGAGGACACAAGATTATATCCGGATGTCGCAGAAAACTGTATGAGCACATCCTTTTCTCATATATTTCAAGGAGGCTATAGTTCTGGATATTATAGCTATAAATGGGCTGAAGTTTTAGATGCCGATGCCTTTGAATACTTCTTAGAGGAAGGTGTTTTCAATAAAGATGTTGCCAAGAAATTTAAAGATCATGTACTGTCGCAAGGTGGTATTGAAGACCCAATGACCTTATATAAGCGTTTCAGAGGAAAAGAACCGCAACCTGAGGCACTTTTGCGGCGCGCTGGATTGATCGAAAAAACTTAA
- the purE gene encoding 5-(carboxyamino)imidazole ribonucleotide mutase: protein MSKVAVIMGSKSDLPVMQDAIDILKEFHIDVEVDIVSAHRTPDKLFDFSKNAHGRGISVIIAGAGGAAHLPGMVASLSPLPVIGVPVKSSNSIDGWDSVLSILQMPGGVPVATVALNGAKNAGILAAQIIGSSNQEVLNTIIAYKEGLKAKVIESSKDL, encoded by the coding sequence ATGAGTAAAGTAGCCGTAATTATGGGAAGCAAAAGTGATCTTCCTGTAATGCAAGATGCAATAGACATCTTAAAAGAGTTTCATATTGATGTGGAAGTAGATATTGTTTCTGCACATAGAACTCCAGATAAACTTTTTGATTTTAGTAAAAACGCTCATGGCAGAGGCATTAGTGTCATTATTGCTGGTGCAGGTGGCGCAGCTCATTTACCGGGAATGGTCGCATCATTATCGCCATTACCTGTAATTGGTGTGCCTGTAAAAAGCAGCAATTCAATTGATGGCTGGGATTCAGTGTTATCTATACTCCAAATGCCAGGAGGTGTTCCTGTAGCTACAGTAGCATTAAATGGTGCAAAAAATGCAGGTATATTGGCAGCTCAAATTATAGGCTCGTCAAATCAAGAGGTCTTAAATACCATTATTGCCTATAAAGAAGGCTTAAAAGCCAAGGTAATCGAATCTTCTAAAGACCTATAA
- a CDS encoding 5-(carboxyamino)imidazole ribonucleotide synthase, giving the protein MAQNYFSSDFKLGILGGGQLGKMMLYTTRKFDITTHVMDASPEAPCRIASDDFTLGDLMDYNAVYNFGKQVDVLTFEIENVNVDALEALEKEGITVYPSSKTLRTIQNKATQKLFYRDHEIPTSDFSRFAYLSEVEDALENEALEFPFVWKAAQFGYDGNGVKIVRQLSDLFDLPKGECIAEALIPFKNELAVIVARTKNGDIKTYPVVEMEFHPEANQVEYVICPARIDEAVAKKAQDIALKTSKAFEHVGLLAVEMFQTEDDDILVNEVAPRPHNSGHQTIEASYTSQFEQHIRAILNLPLGRADNKVGGIMVNLVGAEGHTGDVVYEHIEEIMQLEGVTPHIYGKKQTRPFRKMGHVTIVNEDINEARRIAENVKKTIKVISK; this is encoded by the coding sequence ATGGCTCAGAACTATTTCTCTTCAGATTTTAAACTCGGAATTCTCGGTGGAGGTCAATTAGGCAAGATGATGCTTTATACAACACGAAAGTTTGATATTACAACCCATGTTATGGATGCAAGTCCTGAAGCGCCTTGTAGAATTGCAAGTGATGATTTCACTTTAGGTGACTTAATGGATTATAATGCGGTTTATAACTTCGGAAAGCAGGTAGACGTTTTGACTTTTGAAATTGAAAATGTCAATGTGGATGCTCTTGAAGCACTAGAAAAAGAAGGTATTACTGTTTATCCATCATCAAAAACCTTACGTACCATTCAAAATAAAGCAACTCAAAAGCTTTTTTATCGGGACCATGAGATTCCAACTTCTGATTTTTCAAGATTTGCTTATCTATCTGAAGTTGAAGATGCTCTTGAAAATGAAGCACTAGAGTTTCCTTTTGTATGGAAGGCTGCTCAGTTTGGCTATGATGGTAATGGTGTAAAGATTGTGAGACAGCTATCTGATCTTTTCGATTTACCAAAAGGCGAATGTATCGCAGAAGCTTTAATTCCTTTTAAAAATGAGTTGGCAGTCATTGTTGCAAGAACAAAAAACGGTGATATCAAAACTTATCCTGTCGTTGAAATGGAATTTCATCCGGAAGCAAATCAAGTTGAGTATGTGATATGTCCAGCGCGTATTGATGAGGCTGTTGCAAAAAAAGCACAAGATATTGCCTTAAAAACATCAAAAGCCTTCGAACATGTAGGCTTGTTAGCGGTTGAAATGTTTCAAACCGAAGACGATGATATATTGGTAAATGAAGTAGCTCCAAGACCACACAATTCTGGCCATCAAACGATTGAAGCTAGTTACACTTCTCAATTTGAACAACATATAAGAGCCATTTTAAATTTACCTCTTGGAAGAGCCGATAACAAAGTTGGAGGCATTATGGTGAATCTTGTTGGAGCTGAAGGTCATACAGGAGATGTTGTATATGAACATATTGAAGAAATTATGCAATTAGAAGGCGTGACTCCACATATCTATGGAAAGAAGCAAACGCGACCATTTCGTAAAATGGGTCACGTGACTATCGTGAATGAAGATATCAATGAAGCACGTCGTATTGCCGAAAATGTAAAAAAGACAATAAAAGTAATCAGTAAATAA
- a CDS encoding adenylate kinase, whose translation MIKLHDLYFKTFISEQELDATVQRMVDEIANDLQDEIPVFVGILNGSFMFVSDFVKKYPKPCEVTFIKLASYEGLKSTEDIQRLIGLTQDLSGRKVIILEDIIDSGNTLEEVHRIFKNEHVDELKIATLFAKPESYKKDFKLHYVGKEIPNKFIVGYGLDYNGLGRDLPAVYQLKTTQHMTNIVLFGPPGAGKGTQAEFLKDKYNLVHISTGDVFRYNIKNETALGMLAKSFMDKGELVPDQVTIDMLNAEVEKNAGAKGFIFDGFPRTNAQAKALDNLMDAKDSQIDAMIALEVDDEVLVGRLLERGKTSGRKDDADESIIRNRIIEYYNKTAILKDYYAAQYKYYGVDGVGSIDDITERLNAVIDKL comes from the coding sequence GTGATTAAACTACACGACCTATACTTCAAAACTTTTATTTCTGAACAGGAATTAGATGCCACAGTGCAACGTATGGTTGATGAGATTGCAAATGATCTTCAAGATGAAATCCCTGTATTTGTAGGGATCTTGAACGGATCATTTATGTTTGTGAGTGACTTCGTAAAAAAATACCCAAAACCTTGTGAAGTAACCTTTATTAAACTTGCATCTTATGAAGGTTTGAAATCTACCGAAGATATTCAACGCCTTATTGGTTTAACACAAGATTTGTCTGGAAGGAAAGTAATCATTCTAGAAGATATTATCGATTCTGGGAATACCTTAGAAGAAGTACACCGCATTTTTAAAAATGAACATGTTGATGAACTAAAGATTGCAACATTATTTGCGAAGCCAGAATCGTATAAAAAAGACTTTAAACTTCATTATGTTGGTAAAGAAATCCCGAATAAATTTATCGTTGGATACGGATTGGATTACAACGGATTAGGACGTGACTTACCAGCAGTATATCAATTAAAAACAACTCAACACATGACAAACATTGTGCTATTTGGCCCTCCAGGTGCAGGCAAAGGAACTCAAGCAGAATTTTTAAAAGACAAATACAACCTTGTACATATATCTACAGGAGATGTCTTTAGATATAATATAAAAAACGAAACCGCATTAGGCATGCTAGCAAAGTCTTTCATGGATAAAGGAGAATTGGTGCCTGATCAAGTGACCATAGATATGCTTAATGCTGAAGTTGAAAAGAACGCAGGTGCCAAAGGATTTATCTTTGACGGTTTTCCAAGAACAAATGCACAGGCCAAAGCTTTAGATAATTTAATGGATGCTAAAGACTCTCAAATCGATGCCATGATTGCATTAGAAGTCGATGATGAAGTATTGGTAGGTCGTTTATTAGAACGCGGAAAAACGAGTGGCAGAAAAGATGATGCAGATGAGTCAATTATTCGAAATAGAATTATTGAATACTATAATAAAACCGCAATTTTAAAAGACTATTATGCAGCTCAATATAAATATTATGGTGTGGATGGTGTAGGTAGTATAGATGATATCACTGAACGTTTAAATGCAGTCATAGATAAACTTTAA
- the obgE gene encoding GTPase ObgE, whose translation MTEGNFVDYVKIHVSSGKGGQGSAHLHREKFIEKGGPDGGDGGRGGHVILRGNTNLWTLLHLKFKRHAKAGHGGHGSKSRSTGADGEDIYVDVPLGTVVKDSETDEVLFEITEDGEERIVAQGGRGGLGNWHFKNSRNQTPRYAQPGEPLEEKSITIELKILADVGLVGFPNAGKSTLLSVITAAKPKIADYEFTTLKPNLGIVEYRDFKTFVMADIPGIIEGAAEGKGLGHYFLRHIERNSVLLFLIPADAEDIRKQYDILLDELRRYNPEMLDKERIIAISKSDMLDEELKTELKSELDETLPIDYMFISSVAQQGITELKDKLWKILND comes from the coding sequence ATGACTGAAGGTAATTTTGTTGACTACGTAAAAATCCACGTTTCTTCTGGAAAAGGAGGACAAGGATCTGCACATTTACATCGCGAGAAGTTCATTGAAAAAGGTGGACCCGATGGCGGTGATGGTGGTCGTGGAGGTCATGTGATTCTGCGAGGTAATACTAACCTTTGGACCTTGTTGCATTTAAAATTTAAACGCCACGCTAAGGCAGGCCACGGTGGGCATGGTAGTAAGAGTAGAAGTACAGGTGCCGATGGTGAAGATATCTATGTAGATGTGCCTTTAGGGACTGTCGTCAAAGATTCTGAAACGGATGAAGTCCTATTCGAAATTACTGAAGACGGCGAAGAAAGGATTGTGGCTCAAGGAGGTCGTGGCGGATTAGGGAATTGGCATTTTAAAAATTCGAGAAACCAAACACCGCGTTATGCACAACCTGGAGAACCCCTCGAAGAAAAAAGTATCACGATTGAATTAAAAATATTAGCAGATGTGGGACTGGTCGGATTTCCAAATGCTGGAAAATCTACCCTACTCTCAGTGATTACCGCAGCAAAACCTAAAATTGCAGATTACGAGTTTACAACTCTAAAACCTAATCTGGGAATTGTTGAATATCGTGATTTTAAGACCTTCGTTATGGCAGATATTCCTGGAATTATTGAAGGCGCTGCCGAAGGTAAAGGACTTGGGCACTACTTTTTACGTCATATCGAACGTAACTCGGTTTTACTATTCTTAATTCCTGCTGATGCCGAAGATATTCGTAAACAGTATGATATTTTATTGGACGAGCTTAGACGCTACAATCCTGAAATGTTAGATAAAGAACGCATTATCGCGATTTCAAAAAGTGACATGCTTGATGAGGAACTTAAAACAGAACTCAAAAGTGAATTGGATGAGACATTACCCATAGACTATATGTTTATTTCTTCCGTGGCACAACAAGGGATTACAGAACTTAAAGATAAACTCTGGAAAATTCTTAACGATTAA
- a CDS encoding DUF4136 domain-containing protein, with translation MKRLALLLSLIMLASCASIRVTYDYEKTTDFDTYKTYNYYSDMNTGMSELDTKRLLDALDKAMAAEGYTLSETPDFFVDIKSSEYQQQRGNNVGVGLGGTGRNVGGGISVGLPIGQTQMGRQIIFDFVDENKNGLFWQAISESNYNPKASPEKREAQFMAIVAKVLEGFPPEPK, from the coding sequence ATGAAACGATTAGCACTCCTTTTAAGTCTTATAATGTTAGCCTCTTGTGCATCTATACGAGTGACTTACGATTATGAAAAGACCACTGATTTTGACACCTATAAGACTTATAATTATTATTCCGATATGAACACAGGGATGAGCGAGTTGGATACCAAACGCTTGTTGGATGCCTTAGATAAGGCCATGGCGGCGGAAGGCTATACCTTATCAGAAACTCCAGATTTCTTTGTAGATATCAAAAGTTCAGAATATCAACAACAACGTGGTAATAATGTTGGCGTAGGTCTTGGCGGTACTGGGCGAAATGTTGGTGGTGGTATTTCGGTGGGCTTACCTATCGGACAAACACAAATGGGACGCCAAATTATATTTGATTTTGTAGATGAGAATAAAAACGGACTCTTTTGGCAAGCGATTTCAGAGTCTAATTACAACCCAAAAGCCTCTCCAGAAAAACGCGAAGCTCAGTTCATGGCGATTGTAGCCAAAGTATTGGAAGGTTTTCCTCCAGAACCTAAATAG
- a CDS encoding DoxX family protein — protein sequence MNSKVFMVLRILLGLFVLVFGLNKFMEFLPAPEGMSEDAGVYFGALVNSKTMVLVAIVEIVAGLALIFNKFGALFALILMSVSVNAVLFHAVLDPGNIAGAAVLLVLNIVVLFGYKNQYKDLLK from the coding sequence ATGAATTCAAAAGTATTTATGGTCTTGAGAATATTACTCGGCCTTTTCGTTTTAGTCTTCGGGCTAAATAAATTCATGGAATTTTTACCAGCACCAGAAGGCATGTCTGAAGATGCCGGAGTCTATTTTGGAGCTCTAGTGAATTCTAAAACTATGGTATTAGTTGCCATTGTAGAAATCGTTGCTGGTTTAGCGTTAATCTTTAACAAATTCGGAGCATTATTCGCCCTTATTTTAATGAGCGTATCGGTAAATGCTGTTTTATTCCATGCTGTTTTAGATCCAGGAAATATCGCTGGAGCTGCAGTCTTATTGGTATTAAATATTGTGGTATTGTTTGGCTATAAAAACCAGTACAAGGATCTATTAAAATAA